Proteins found in one Allorhizobium pseudoryzae genomic segment:
- a CDS encoding DUF4864 domain-containing protein, whose product MLFRTASALLCLLWTTLPSTAAEDPVSDAQKIIASQISALMSGNATVAYSFASPAIRSLFPSEVRFLDMVRKQYAPLSSPGHYAFGRSKTVGGGELVLQEVIVTGRGAKDWSAIYEMRLQDDGSYKVNGVRVLAKTASTGI is encoded by the coding sequence ATGCTTTTCCGGACAGCCTCCGCCCTGCTCTGTCTCTTGTGGACCACCCTGCCCTCGACTGCCGCCGAGGATCCGGTGTCCGATGCCCAGAAGATCATCGCGAGCCAGATCAGCGCGCTGATGAGCGGCAATGCAACCGTTGCCTATTCCTTCGCTTCGCCAGCCATCCGCAGCCTGTTTCCGTCGGAAGTCCGTTTCCTCGACATGGTCAGGAAGCAATACGCGCCCCTTTCCAGCCCCGGCCACTATGCCTTTGGCCGGTCAAAGACGGTCGGTGGCGGGGAACTCGTGCTGCAGGAGGTGATCGTCACCGGCCGCGGCGCCAAGGACTGGAGCGCCATCTACGAGATGCGGCTGCAGGATGACGGCAGCTACAAGGTGAACGGCGTGCGGGTGCTGGCCAAGACCGCCAGCACCGGGATCTGA
- a CDS encoding J domain-containing protein, with amino-acid sequence MIDPYKLLGVPRDADGAAIKTAYRTKAKSSHPDTGGDVDAFAKLTTSYELLLDPVRRKIYDDTGFDPQLTDSKDLEGLLVLDTLVNEIILDERAPGSFDPVAAMRRKLTDKVVNTRFHILELERHRGRIRNHLDRIGRRPESDVLGRMLTARCDAIADAIGKAEGEIKVIEQAYAMLDGYSYEMEAEPQKAAE; translated from the coding sequence GTGATCGACCCCTACAAGTTGCTGGGCGTGCCGCGCGATGCCGATGGCGCGGCCATCAAGACCGCCTATCGCACGAAGGCGAAATCCTCGCACCCGGATACCGGCGGCGATGTCGATGCGTTTGCCAAGCTCACGACCTCCTACGAACTGCTGCTCGATCCCGTGCGCCGCAAGATCTACGACGACACCGGTTTTGATCCGCAGCTGACCGATTCGAAGGACCTCGAGGGGTTGCTCGTTCTCGATACGCTGGTCAACGAGATCATCCTCGACGAGCGGGCGCCCGGAAGCTTCGATCCGGTGGCCGCCATGCGCCGCAAGCTGACCGACAAGGTGGTGAATACCCGTTTCCACATCCTGGAACTCGAGCGGCATCGCGGACGCATCCGCAATCATCTCGACCGCATTGGCCGCCGCCCGGAAAGCGACGTGCTCGGCCGCATGCTGACGGCCCGCTGTGATGCGATTGCCGATGCGATCGGCAAGGCGGAAGGCGAGATCAAGGTGATCGAGCAGGCCTATGCCATGCTCGACGGTTATTCCTACGAGATGGAAGCCGAGCCGCAGAAAGCGGCGGAATAG
- a CDS encoding helix-turn-helix domain-containing protein, which produces MTTANVSAINNYIDGIIHRLDSTGYKPLSTPIGGKMKPANDNSGDLLLGASAIAGHLGITPRQTYRLIYDGLLPHFKLGGFIAARRSSLTKWLEEQEVAA; this is translated from the coding sequence TTGACAACGGCCAATGTATCCGCCATCAATAACTACATCGACGGAATAATCCACCGTCTGGATAGCACCGGCTACAAACCCTTGTCAACACCTATCGGAGGAAAAATGAAACCAGCCAATGATAACTCCGGCGACCTGCTTCTGGGAGCAAGCGCCATTGCAGGCCACCTCGGCATCACTCCACGCCAGACGTATCGACTTATCTATGACGGGCTCCTGCCTCACTTCAAACTTGGCGGCTTTATCGCCGCCCGTCGCTCGTCGCTGACCAAGTGGCTGGAAGAGCAAGAGGTGGCGGCATGA
- a CDS encoding GNAT family N-acetyltransferase yields the protein MDAELVLRRLQPGDKLSGFSLGHANFTPLKMFLKKDAQAYETNNLARTYALFEPEKNVIKAYVTITCGEVALKDGVEHDGKVNYRFPHYPAVKIARLAVTEQLKGRGVGKMLVEFSLGVAKELICPHVGCRFAVVDSKAESVDFYRRCGFTFLDTPENKSRPNPVMFIDLSKI from the coding sequence ATGGACGCAGAATTGGTTCTGAGAAGGTTGCAACCCGGAGACAAGCTCTCCGGGTTTTCTCTTGGTCATGCCAACTTTACGCCCTTAAAGATGTTTCTTAAGAAGGACGCGCAGGCATACGAGACTAATAATCTCGCAAGGACGTATGCTCTCTTCGAGCCTGAGAAGAACGTCATCAAAGCGTACGTGACAATCACCTGCGGCGAGGTTGCGCTCAAGGACGGCGTGGAACATGACGGTAAGGTCAACTACCGCTTCCCGCACTATCCTGCCGTCAAGATTGCAAGACTGGCCGTGACAGAGCAGTTGAAGGGCCGAGGTGTAGGCAAAATGCTGGTGGAATTCTCACTAGGAGTTGCCAAAGAGCTAATCTGCCCACATGTCGGTTGCCGCTTTGCTGTTGTTGATTCAAAGGCGGAGTCCGTCGATTTTTACCGTCGTTGCGGGTTCACGTTCCTTGATACGCCAGAGAACAAGTCTCGACCTAATCCGGTTATGTTCATAGACCTTAGTAAAATCTAG
- a CDS encoding MFS transporter — protein sequence MILAPPALLFFCNALLFVSLFTRLPSIQEGLGVDKAVLGLALLGAPAGTFLALPIAGRVTDYLTPRITAPLMLSIAALITPLLTIVPILGFFLCFLLFGFFRTILDVAANMISTGIEQRTGQKVLSRSHGFWSVGLLAGSLASGFLAGHGVSPFHHQLGAALIVVACCLVVVKIAPREERMPRIATGRRKVFVLPDRIIILICIMVFGIGISEGAVYDWGIFYLREVLHADAATAGILYAGFTIGMGATRMVGDNLRERFGTMTLVRGSAACVAVGLVLLLSTGSLGIAALALFLMGCGVALGFPLAVATTITLGRGSIADNLAALALTLLIANIGVPPMLGFVAEHASLTVSFVVLLPFLAVSFIMAPVAQGRVPKILRAAMNEPKDGDRQEPAPVSPQDAARG from the coding sequence ATGATTCTCGCGCCGCCAGCGTTGCTCTTCTTTTGCAATGCGCTCCTCTTTGTTTCGCTGTTCACCCGTCTGCCGTCGATCCAGGAGGGGCTCGGTGTCGATAAGGCAGTGCTGGGGCTGGCGCTGCTCGGTGCACCCGCCGGCACCTTTCTCGCGCTGCCGATTGCAGGCCGTGTGACGGATTATCTGACGCCGCGCATCACTGCGCCGCTGATGCTGTCGATTGCAGCGCTGATCACGCCGCTTCTGACGATCGTGCCGATCCTCGGCTTCTTTCTCTGCTTTCTGCTCTTCGGTTTCTTCCGCACGATCCTGGATGTGGCGGCGAACATGATCTCGACCGGAATTGAGCAGCGCACGGGCCAGAAGGTTCTTTCCCGCAGCCATGGGTTCTGGTCGGTCGGGCTTCTTGCCGGTTCTCTTGCCTCCGGCTTTCTGGCCGGGCACGGCGTGTCGCCCTTCCATCACCAGCTGGGTGCGGCACTGATCGTCGTTGCCTGCTGTCTCGTCGTCGTGAAGATCGCGCCGCGGGAAGAGCGCATGCCGCGCATCGCCACCGGTCGGCGCAAGGTGTTTGTGCTGCCGGACCGGATCATCATCCTGATCTGCATCATGGTTTTCGGTATCGGCATCAGCGAAGGCGCCGTCTATGACTGGGGCATCTTCTACCTTCGCGAGGTTTTGCACGCGGATGCCGCGACCGCCGGCATCCTTTATGCCGGCTTCACCATCGGCATGGGCGCCACACGCATGGTGGGTGACAATCTGCGCGAACGGTTCGGCACCATGACGCTGGTGCGCGGCTCTGCGGCCTGCGTTGCCGTCGGGCTCGTGCTGCTTCTATCGACGGGCAGCCTCGGCATTGCTGCCTTAGCGCTGTTCCTGATGGGCTGCGGCGTGGCGCTCGGTTTTCCGCTGGCGGTCGCAACCACCATCACGCTCGGCCGTGGTTCGATAGCGGACAATCTCGCCGCCCTGGCGCTGACGCTGCTGATCGCCAATATCGGCGTGCCGCCAATGCTCGGGTTTGTTGCGGAACATGCCAGCCTGACGGTCAGTTTTGTGGTGCTTTTGCCGTTCCTGGCCGTGAGTTTCATCATGGCGCCGGTGGCGCAGGGGCGCGTGCCGAAGATCCTCCGCGCTGCCATGAATGAACCGAAGGATGGGGATAGACAAGAGCCGGCCCCGGTTTCGCCACAAGATGCGGCGAGGGGTTGA
- a CDS encoding AAA family ATPase, with amino-acid sequence MKLNLKFNNQPSFDEAAIRAHVALLHECAQGVDGVLVVSTFYANAGDRPGPITHHHIGDVDGMTAAIMAHATTPGVNVYTGLHVMRRGLERGKRGTERDIVAMLGVVADLDSDTGKTGELPVDPDFVIETSPGNHQPAIIFDQPAAPAEAREIGAALRAATGADHGTVDPAHVWRIPGTLNWPNATKLARGRSPDPVLVTVSAPYGGTVQSVADLKAALAPWSQKAAQTASVTVGELPDAATVKASGTATAMLAAAGVGDRSAHAAKIVERLAFDGHTAEQAGALFLAASGDWFERYSSRSEAMADFSRLWAKFGKPHEEAREAGAKAAASLLTPTNENERGVLSFMGEDREYIPKPELIRDTIPRNGVGFFGGQSGALKTFFAVHAATCLMTGEPLAGRDIERTGGVVYLAAEGEGTIEGRMKARRMQMEKPSQAMPFFTLTKFGAIEDAAAYKSLERRLEQASERMQSRFGVPLVAVVIDTVAAAGMIPEDKENDPGAWQKVFDALQPISERLDIVVILIHHAGKNANAGLRGSSNARAAADFALMLACDRDEITGDTKNHFLHLAKSRDAAEGPIAGIQKRTVEIAKRDDGSPITTLVLDFDMSNKAPAVRLKTSKTDKPFREAFDACELHRVRVHGESNAPEVQAARLEDLKREFGLRYVTAQTDATKRADNVRNALRTAITRVRDAGEYATGTWGGAEWIWRLKP; translated from the coding sequence ATGAAATTGAATCTCAAGTTCAATAACCAGCCTTCATTTGATGAAGCCGCCATTCGCGCGCACGTCGCGCTTTTGCATGAGTGCGCCCAAGGCGTTGATGGCGTGCTTGTCGTATCCACATTTTACGCCAACGCAGGCGACCGACCCGGCCCTATCACCCATCATCACATCGGTGACGTTGACGGGATGACCGCGGCAATCATGGCCCACGCGACGACGCCCGGTGTCAACGTCTATACTGGCTTGCACGTCATGCGGCGTGGACTCGAACGCGGCAAGCGCGGGACAGAGCGGGACATAGTCGCAATGCTGGGCGTTGTGGCGGATCTGGACAGCGACACCGGCAAGACAGGCGAGCTACCCGTTGATCCTGACTTCGTCATCGAGACGTCTCCCGGCAATCACCAGCCCGCAATCATCTTCGACCAGCCCGCCGCGCCTGCAGAAGCGCGCGAAATTGGCGCGGCATTGCGAGCCGCAACAGGCGCGGACCACGGCACCGTAGACCCCGCCCACGTATGGCGCATTCCGGGTACGCTGAACTGGCCGAATGCGACGAAGCTGGCACGGGGTCGCAGTCCGGATCCCGTTCTCGTCACTGTCTCGGCGCCTTACGGCGGCACCGTCCAGAGCGTTGCGGATCTGAAGGCGGCGCTGGCGCCTTGGTCGCAGAAGGCCGCTCAGACCGCATCTGTGACCGTTGGTGAGCTTCCGGATGCTGCGACCGTCAAGGCGTCAGGCACCGCTACCGCCATGCTGGCAGCTGCGGGTGTCGGCGACCGCTCGGCCCATGCGGCGAAAATCGTGGAGCGTCTGGCGTTCGACGGCCACACAGCCGAGCAAGCGGGTGCATTGTTCCTTGCCGCGTCTGGCGACTGGTTCGAACGCTACTCTAGTAGATCCGAGGCGATGGCCGACTTCAGCCGACTGTGGGCCAAGTTTGGCAAGCCCCACGAGGAAGCGCGGGAGGCCGGCGCTAAGGCCGCGGCCAGTTTGCTCACACCTACCAATGAAAACGAGCGGGGCGTCCTGTCCTTTATGGGCGAGGATCGTGAGTACATCCCGAAGCCAGAGCTCATTCGCGACACCATCCCCCGTAATGGCGTGGGCTTTTTTGGTGGTCAGTCGGGCGCACTAAAAACCTTCTTTGCAGTCCATGCGGCAACCTGCCTCATGACGGGCGAGCCGCTTGCCGGCCGCGACATCGAGCGAACGGGCGGCGTCGTCTATCTGGCAGCCGAAGGCGAAGGCACAATTGAGGGCCGCATGAAGGCGAGGCGCATGCAGATGGAAAAGCCGTCCCAAGCTATGCCGTTCTTCACACTCACCAAGTTCGGCGCCATCGAAGACGCAGCCGCCTACAAGTCGCTGGAGCGGCGCCTTGAGCAAGCATCGGAACGCATGCAATCCCGTTTCGGTGTACCGCTTGTCGCCGTCGTAATCGACACCGTGGCGGCTGCGGGAATGATACCGGAAGACAAGGAGAACGATCCCGGTGCCTGGCAAAAAGTCTTCGACGCCTTGCAGCCTATTTCGGAGCGGCTCGATATCGTCGTCATTTTGATCCATCACGCCGGTAAGAATGCGAATGCTGGTCTACGTGGTTCTTCGAACGCCCGTGCGGCGGCCGACTTCGCTCTGATGCTGGCCTGTGACCGCGATGAAATCACGGGCGACACGAAAAACCACTTCCTGCACCTCGCGAAGAGCCGAGATGCAGCCGAGGGGCCGATAGCCGGAATCCAGAAGCGCACCGTCGAGATTGCCAAGCGTGATGACGGTTCGCCCATCACAACGCTCGTGCTCGACTTCGACATGTCGAACAAGGCGCCGGCAGTAAGGTTGAAGACAAGCAAAACGGACAAGCCGTTCCGCGAAGCCTTCGATGCTTGCGAACTACACCGCGTGCGAGTGCATGGCGAATCCAATGCGCCGGAAGTCCAAGCCGCTCGCCTTGAGGACCTCAAGAGGGAGTTTGGATTGCGATACGTCACGGCCCAAACCGACGCAACGAAGCGCGCCGATAATGTCCGCAACGCACTTCGGACGGCGATCACAAGGGTGCGCGATGCGGGCGAATATGCCACCGGGACGTGGGGCGGGGCCGAGTGGATATGGCGCCTTAAACCATAG
- a CDS encoding CrpP-related protein — MLNDDHVVLDWQQRGMHARMLGLKPQQNPLLNHRPPREGRHLKEWQEKCDAWLFGWSIEDACRN; from the coding sequence ATGCTGAATGACGATCACGTTGTTCTCGATTGGCAGCAGCGCGGCATGCATGCGCGCATGCTGGGGCTGAAACCGCAGCAGAACCCGCTGCTGAACCATCGTCCGCCCCGCGAGGGTCGTCATCTGAAGGAATGGCAGGAGAAGTGCGATGCCTGGCTGTTCGGCTGGAGCATCGAGGATGCCTGCCGCAACTGA